In Kitasatospora sp. NA04385, a single genomic region encodes these proteins:
- a CDS encoding LysE family translocator translates to MVSADRLLAFAAMSFLLIVIPGPSVLFVIGRALAQGRRAALTTVAGNSTGAYALVVAVAFGVGAVVERSVLLFTLLKLAGAGYLVFLGVRAWRERGSLRAAFSEAGAARGGLRTFWEGFTVGVTNPKTIVFFAAVLPQFVDRDQGRVPAQMLLLGLVFNLIAVVSDMAWGLVAATARGWFARSPRRLSLVGGVGGIAMIGLGVTVAATGRKD, encoded by the coding sequence ATGGTGTCTGCCGACCGTCTGCTCGCCTTCGCTGCCATGTCGTTCCTGCTGATCGTGATCCCCGGCCCGAGCGTGCTGTTCGTGATCGGGCGGGCGCTGGCGCAGGGGCGGCGCGCCGCGCTGACCACGGTCGCGGGCAACAGCACCGGCGCGTACGCCCTGGTCGTGGCCGTGGCGTTCGGGGTGGGCGCGGTGGTGGAGCGCTCGGTCCTGCTCTTCACGCTGCTCAAGCTGGCGGGGGCCGGCTACCTGGTGTTCCTCGGCGTCAGGGCGTGGCGCGAGCGCGGCTCGCTGCGGGCGGCGTTCAGCGAGGCGGGAGCCGCCCGGGGCGGCCTGCGGACGTTCTGGGAGGGGTTCACCGTCGGCGTGACCAACCCCAAGACCATCGTGTTCTTCGCCGCGGTGCTGCCGCAGTTCGTCGACCGCGACCAGGGCCGCGTCCCGGCGCAGATGCTGCTGCTGGGCCTGGTCTTCAACCTCATCGCCGTGGTGTCCGACATGGCCTGGGGCCTGGTCGCGGCCACCGCCCGCGGCTGGTTCGCCCGCTCGCCCCGGCGGCTCTCCCTGGTCGGCGGAGTCGGCGGGATCGCCATGATCGGCCTGGGCGTCACCGTCGCCGCGACGGGCCGCAAGGACTGA
- a CDS encoding cytochrome P450, protein MDDTTRCPYRLDPEGADLQAESAALRAVGPAAPIELPGGVPAWSVTDPALIRRLLTDPRISKDASRHWVADLAGEVPADWSLRMWTDVRNALTAYGPEHARLRRLISPAFATRRIRALAPGIEQIAAGLLDRLAERPEGEVVDLRAEFTWVLPLMVVNTLLGVPEEMHGAFRSTIGRLFETGTPPEQALRNAEAVYTQLALLAEAKRKEPGEDVTTVLIQARDEETSTGLDERELLDNLLLLIGAGHETTVNLLGNAVIQLLSHPDQLEQLKADPARWPDAVEETLRHQPAVANILARFAVEDIHDEATGLTFARGDLLVINFLTAGRDTALHGEDAAHYDHTRATRRDHLSFGHGVHYCLGAELARLESRIALAALFERFPRLTLAVPAAELRPLPSFISNGPRELPVLLHGRA, encoded by the coding sequence ATGGACGACACGACGCGCTGCCCGTACCGGCTCGACCCCGAGGGCGCCGACCTGCAGGCCGAGAGTGCCGCCCTGCGCGCGGTCGGGCCGGCCGCGCCGATCGAACTGCCCGGCGGCGTCCCCGCCTGGTCCGTCACCGACCCCGCCCTGATCAGGCGGCTGCTCACCGACCCCCGGATCTCCAAGGACGCCTCCCGGCACTGGGTCGCCGACCTGGCGGGCGAGGTGCCCGCCGACTGGTCGCTGCGGATGTGGACCGACGTCCGCAACGCCCTCACCGCGTACGGGCCGGAGCACGCCCGGCTGCGCCGCCTGATCAGCCCCGCCTTCGCCACCCGCCGCATCCGCGCCCTCGCCCCCGGGATCGAGCAGATCGCCGCCGGGCTGCTGGACCGCCTCGCCGAGCGGCCCGAAGGCGAAGTCGTCGACCTGCGGGCCGAGTTCACCTGGGTGCTGCCGCTGATGGTGGTCAACACCCTGCTCGGCGTGCCCGAGGAGATGCACGGCGCCTTCCGCTCCACCATCGGCCGCCTCTTCGAGACCGGCACCCCTCCCGAGCAGGCCCTCCGCAACGCCGAGGCCGTCTACACCCAACTCGCCCTGCTGGCCGAGGCCAAGCGCAAGGAACCCGGCGAGGACGTCACCACCGTGCTCATCCAGGCCCGCGACGAGGAGACCAGCACCGGCCTCGACGAGCGCGAACTCCTGGACAACCTGCTGCTGTTGATCGGCGCCGGCCACGAGACCACCGTCAACCTGCTCGGCAACGCCGTCATCCAACTCCTCAGCCACCCGGACCAGTTGGAGCAGCTGAAGGCCGACCCGGCCCGCTGGCCCGACGCCGTCGAGGAGACCCTGCGCCATCAGCCGGCGGTCGCCAACATCCTCGCGCGCTTCGCCGTCGAGGACATCCACGACGAGGCCACCGGCCTCACCTTCGCCCGCGGCGACCTGCTGGTGATCAACTTCCTGACCGCCGGCCGGGACACCGCCCTGCACGGCGAGGACGCCGCCCACTACGACCACACCCGGGCCACCCGCCGCGACCACCTCTCCTTCGGCCACGGCGTGCACTACTGCCTCGGCGCCGAACTCGCCCGCCTGGAGTCCCGGATCGCCCTCGCCGCCCTCTTCGAGCGCTTCCCCCGCCTCACCCTCGCCGTCCCCGCCGCCGAGCTGCGCCCCCTGCCGTCCTTCATCTCCAACGGCCCGCGCGAACTGCCCGTGCTGCTCCACGGCCGCGCCTGA
- a CDS encoding GNAT family N-acetyltransferase, giving the protein MDHVIRAVTGEDWRRVKELRLAALRDPVAGIAFLDTYDSAAARQDEHWQERAAGSRGEAIVQQFVAERPDGGWDGSVTVLIERAGRTDALGAPTDVDQAHLVGVFVRPEQRGTGLARALFDAAIAFAHGLDEPEITRVRLYVHQDNRRAEAFYRKIGFTRSGRSVPVPGDGSSVERELVLGEHRPGGDR; this is encoded by the coding sequence ATGGACCACGTGATACGAGCCGTGACCGGCGAGGACTGGCGCCGGGTCAAGGAACTGCGCCTGGCGGCCCTGCGGGACCCGGTCGCCGGGATCGCCTTCCTGGACACGTACGACAGCGCCGCCGCCAGGCAGGACGAGCACTGGCAGGAGCGGGCGGCCGGCTCCCGCGGCGAGGCGATCGTGCAGCAGTTCGTCGCCGAGCGGCCGGACGGCGGCTGGGACGGATCGGTGACGGTGCTGATCGAGCGGGCCGGCCGGACGGACGCCCTCGGCGCCCCGACCGACGTCGACCAGGCCCACCTGGTCGGCGTGTTCGTCCGCCCCGAGCAGCGCGGCACCGGCCTGGCCCGGGCCCTGTTCGACGCGGCGATCGCGTTCGCCCACGGCCTCGACGAGCCGGAGATCACCCGCGTCCGCCTCTACGTGCACCAGGACAACCGGCGCGCCGAGGCCTTCTACCGGAAGATCGGCTTCACCCGCAGCGGCCGCTCCGTCCCCGTCCCGGGCGACGGGTCGTCCGTCGAGCGCGAACTCGTCCTCGGCGAGCACCGTCCCGGCGGAGACCGCTGA
- a CDS encoding MFS transporter — protein MADVDTKKRWIGADHPRYKWVALSNTTLGMLIATINSSIVLISLPAIFNGIHLNPLEPGNVSYLLWMLMGYMLVTAVLVVTLGRLGDIWGRVRIYNAGFLIFTITSVILSLDPMDGGGGALWLIGWRVIQAVGGAMLMANSAAIITDAFPARQRGMALGVNMVAAIAGSFIGLVLGGVLAEWNWRSIFWVNVPIGIIGTVWAYRSLHETGVRRPGKIDWWGNVTFAVGLTALLAGITYGIQPYGGHTMGWTNPWVLAGLIGGAAVLIAFCVIETKVAEPMFPLRLFRDPVFAGGNLATLLGSIARGGLQFMLIVWLQGIWLPLHGYDYEDTPLWAGIYLVPLTIGFLAAGPIAGYLSDRFGARLFAAGGLVVMAASFAGLLILPTDFGYVWFALLVFLNGLGGGLFAAPNTALVMSSVPAADRGAASGMRATFQNAGMVLSIGIFFSLMVAGLAGSLPQTLTGGLTGQGVSAADAHAVAQLPPVGMLFAAFLGYNPIHELLGPQVLSGLPASNAQTLTGRDFFPHLISGPFHDGLMVVFSLAIAMSLVAALASLLRGRRTGTVGDGPEDGTSSVPDGDAAVSRGAA, from the coding sequence ATGGCGGACGTGGACACGAAGAAACGGTGGATCGGCGCGGACCACCCGCGCTACAAGTGGGTGGCGCTCTCCAACACCACCCTCGGCATGCTGATCGCGACGATCAACTCCTCGATCGTGCTGATCTCGCTGCCGGCGATCTTCAACGGCATCCACCTCAACCCGCTGGAGCCGGGCAACGTCAGCTACCTGCTGTGGATGCTGATGGGCTACATGCTGGTCACGGCGGTGCTGGTGGTCACGCTGGGGCGGCTCGGCGACATCTGGGGGCGGGTGCGGATCTACAACGCCGGCTTCCTGATCTTCACCATCACCTCGGTGATCCTCTCGCTCGACCCGATGGACGGCGGCGGCGGCGCGCTCTGGCTGATCGGCTGGCGGGTGATCCAGGCCGTCGGCGGCGCCATGCTGATGGCCAACTCCGCGGCCATCATCACCGACGCCTTCCCGGCCCGGCAGCGCGGCATGGCGCTCGGCGTCAACATGGTCGCCGCGATCGCCGGCTCCTTCATCGGCCTCGTCCTCGGCGGCGTGCTCGCCGAGTGGAACTGGCGCTCGATCTTCTGGGTCAACGTCCCGATCGGCATCATCGGCACCGTTTGGGCCTACCGCTCGCTGCACGAGACCGGCGTCCGCCGCCCCGGGAAGATCGACTGGTGGGGCAACGTCACCTTCGCCGTCGGCCTCACCGCGCTGCTCGCCGGCATCACCTACGGCATCCAGCCGTACGGCGGCCACACCATGGGCTGGACCAACCCCTGGGTGCTGGCCGGCCTGATCGGCGGCGCCGCCGTCCTGATCGCGTTCTGCGTGATCGAGACGAAGGTCGCCGAACCGATGTTCCCGCTGCGCCTGTTCCGCGACCCGGTGTTCGCGGGCGGCAACCTGGCGACGCTGCTCGGCTCGATCGCCCGCGGCGGCCTGCAGTTCATGCTGATCGTCTGGCTGCAGGGCATCTGGCTGCCGCTGCACGGCTACGACTACGAGGACACCCCGCTGTGGGCGGGCATCTACCTGGTGCCGCTGACCATCGGCTTCCTGGCCGCCGGACCGATCGCCGGCTACCTCTCGGACCGCTTCGGCGCCCGGCTGTTCGCGGCCGGCGGCCTGGTCGTGATGGCGGCCTCGTTCGCCGGACTGCTGATCCTGCCCACCGACTTCGGGTACGTCTGGTTCGCCCTGCTGGTGTTCCTCAACGGCCTCGGCGGCGGCCTGTTCGCCGCCCCGAACACCGCGCTGGTGATGTCCAGCGTCCCGGCCGCCGACCGCGGCGCCGCCTCCGGCATGCGGGCGACGTTCCAGAACGCCGGCATGGTGCTGTCCATCGGCATCTTCTTCTCGCTGATGGTCGCCGGCCTGGCCGGCTCGCTCCCGCAGACCCTCACCGGCGGCCTCACCGGACAGGGCGTCTCGGCGGCCGACGCCCATGCGGTGGCCCAACTCCCGCCCGTCGGCATGCTGTTCGCGGCCTTCCTGGGCTACAACCCGATCCACGAACTGCTCGGCCCGCAGGTGCTCTCCGGCCTGCCCGCCTCCAACGCCCAGACCCTCACCGGACGGGACTTCTTCCCGCACCTGATCTCCGGACCGTTCCACGACGGCCTGATGGTGGTCTTCTCGCTCGCCATCGCGATGTCGCTGGTCGCCGCCCTGGCCTCGCTGCTGCGCGGCCGCCGAACCGGTACCGTCGGCGACGGCCCCGAGGACGGGACGAGCTCCGTCCCGGACGGGGACGCCGCGGTCTCCCGGGGCGCGGCGTGA